A single window of Aspergillus puulaauensis MK2 DNA, chromosome 5, nearly complete sequence DNA harbors:
- a CDS encoding tubulin gamma complex associated family protein (COG:Z;~EggNog:ENOG410PK2S;~InterPro:IPR007259,IPR041470,IPR042241,IPR040457;~PFAM:PF04130,PF17681;~TransMembrane:1 (o555-579i);~go_component: GO:0000922 - spindle pole [Evidence IEA];~go_component: GO:0005815 - microtubule organizing center [Evidence IEA];~go_function: GO:0043015 - gamma-tubulin binding [Evidence IEA];~go_process: GO:0000226 - microtubule cytoskeleton organization [Evidence IEA];~go_process: GO:0007020 - microtubule nucleation [Evidence IEA]) — protein sequence MDHEGYVSNPFSSDGLWRLSKFTLESLQPLEPLPWNENLPDLSEGVFKSPLDVFDKDGSKLHELDVFGADLFEPSVFAESITDTSSDGQHEASISGQDFDDDLEDFWRLENVDLATNTNKVPRSWEKYHNRQFIEPRSAYFSESGAKGFDAAIEQQSKNEDIVKTRRIARNDVFFQSLFRLGLGWSSMLFRYNERQKKFERTVRNLRISGVSPLALGGVTDEIIQCGNNMQRVRAFIKRVPTNAAEPSAMSAFSTSASVITYTLEKQLLGCSKHISSVLQIRALFQRCSELVGALANMMDAVEKAGSEARIISSIFKLAAHYSHIYGQMEGLFREIVFKVVGPWLTYVESWIGFRPETSSSMELLTSGRSFVFLEKHDDRGKIQFQERFDYLYLPDQMPSFVPPDQAHLIYESGRSLRLLKRSHPNHPLVNDGTCVVDTPNLGCAGTWAELERIQTKARDYESRLRAEVLKYNREGPSQHKSNLKIPDNAEPIEPPDAFDLFDIDNARNVTGLLPDDGTMKREKFGHLLAESEYLAEEQRSGLETNFAPEVTSSLYLSLAPLLSSQALLIDFSCLHLLFKEHKLRDHLTLQWRFQLLGDGYFTSRLSHSLFDPEMESGERKTGVVRSGVHTGLRLGSRDTWPPASSELRLVLMGVLNECYNGKYADGSGNPEFEKEKELPGGLSFSIRELTEAEIAKCKNPNAIEALDFLRLQYKPSNVLDAIITPRSLKKYDYLFKQLLRLLRMVSVVKGIIRDSTARDSLSGDTRNILQRFRIDCQHFVLALSDYCFQLGIGSTWRRFQETLSKIESCLDRGNIDGTIEAAHSIPRLRASHEDTLDQMIFALFLSKRHAEVAKLLDGIFDTILKFAPLSRMDGMHGVRHESEAVIKRLYALFRKQTSAFVGYLRGLDGARAAAPSKSLGRSRSGMAFASREGPTNVFDHLLVRLDMKRYY from the exons ATGGACCATGAAGGTTACGTCTCGAATCCTTTCTCCAGCGATGGGCTCTGGCGGCTTTCGAAATTCACTTTGGAGTCACTCCAGCCGCTAGAGCCTCTACCTTGGAACGAGAATCTCCCCG ACCTCTCGGAGGGCGTTTTCAAGAGCCCGTTGGATGTGTTTGACAAAGATGGATCGAAACTGCACGAATTAGACGTATTCGGAGCCGACCTTTTTGAGCCGAGTGTGTTTGCGGAGTCGATAACGGATACGTCGAGCGATGGTCAACATGAAGCTAGCATCAGCGGACAGGATTTTGACGACGATCTTGAGGACTTTTGGAGACTTGAGAATGTCGATTTAGCGACAAATACCAACAAAGTTCCAAGATCATGGGAGAAATATCATAATCGTCAGTTTATCGAACCTCGTTCGGCATACTTCAGTGAGTCTGGAGCAAAAGGGTTCGACGCTGCAATTGAACAACAAAGCAAGAACGAAGATATCGTCAAAACAAGACGTATCGCCCGTAATGATGTCTTCTTTCAATCCCTGTTTCGGCTTGGGTTAGGATGGAGCTCTATGCTCTTTCGGTACAACGAACGACAAAAGAAGTTCGAGAGAACTGTTAGGAATCTCCGGATCTCCGGAGTTAGCCCTCTCGCCCTCGGCGGCGTAACAGACGAGATAATACAATGCGGAAATAACATGCAACGAGTGCGCGCTTTCATCAAGAGGGTTCCGACTAATGCGGCGGAGCCGTCTGCGATGTCGGCGTTCTCTACTTCCGCATCCGTGATAACTTACACACTGGAAAAGCAATTACTTGGTTGCTCCAAGCACATCAGCTCAGTCCTCCAGATCAGAGCGCTGTTTCAGAGATGTAGCGAATTGGTCGGGGCTCTGGCAAACATGATGGATGCGGTGGAAAAGGCCGGGTCGGAGGCTCGGATCATATCCTCTATATTCAAACTGGCAGCCCATTATTCACACATCTATGGCCAGATGGAGGGGCTTTTCCGAGAGATTGTCTTCAAAGTTGTAGGGCCGTGGCTGACTTACGTCGAATCATGGATCGGTTTTCGTCCAGAAACATCCTCGTCGATGGAGCTTTTGACCAGTGGTAGGAGCTTTGTTTTTCTCGAGAAGCATGACGACAGGGGGAAAATTCAATTCCAGGAAAGATTTGACTATCTGTATCTTCCAGATCAGATGCCTTCTTTCGTCCCTCCGGATCAAGCGCACTTAATTTATGAGAGCGGACGCAGTCTTCGTTTGCTCAAACGGTCCCATCCCAACCACCCTCTCGTGAATGATGGAACATGCGTCGTTGATACCCCGAACCTTGGTTGTGCTGGCACTTGGGCTGAGCTGGAAAGAATACAAACCAAGGCTCGTGACTACGAATCTAGACTACGAGCGGAAGTCCTCAAGTATAACCGAGAGGGGCCATCTCAACACAAATCAAATTTAAAGATACCCGATAATGCCGAACCTATAGAACCTCCTGATGCCTTTGACCTATTTGACATCGATAATGCTCGAAATGTGACTGGTTTGCTTCCGGACGATGGCACCATGAAGAGGGAAAAATTCGGCCACTTGCTAGCCGAAAGCGAATATCTTGCTGAGGAGCAACGTTCTGGCCTCGAGACGAACTTCGCACCTGAAGTAACATCCTCGCTCTATCTTTCTCTTGCGCCCCTGCTCTCCTCGCAGGCTTTACTAATCGATTTTTCTTGTCTACACCTTCTTTTCAAGGAACACAAGTTGAGAGATCATTTGACTTTACAGTGGCGTTTCCAGCTTCTGGGCGACGGATATTTTACATCTCGTCTTTCCCATTCGCTCTTCGATCCTGAAATGGAAAGTGGCGAACGAAAAACTGGAGTCGTACGGAGCGGTGTTCACACAGGTTTACGCCTGGGAAGTCGTGATACCTGGCCTCCAGCAAGCTCAGAGCTGCGCTTGGTACTGATGGGCGTTCTCAATGAATGTTATAATGGCAAGTATGCAGACGGCTCTGGGAATCCAGAATttgagaaagagaaggaactcCCTGGCGGACTGAGTTTCTCTATCCGCGAGTTGACAGAAGCAGAGATAGCCAAGTGCAAGAACCCTAACGCCATTGAAGCATTGGATTTTCTTCGTCTACAGTACAAACCGTCGAACGTTTTAGACGCCATCATCACTCCACGCTCTCTCAAAAAGTACGATTATCTCTTCAAACAATTACTACGACTCCTTCGGATGGTCTCAGTTGTCAAGGGAATCATTCGGGACTCGACAGCGAGGGATTCACTCTCGGGAGATACTCGAAACATACTACAAAGGTTCCGGATAGATTGCCAACATTTCGTACTAGCCCTCAGTGACTATTGTTTCCAGCTTGGCATTGGATCCACATGGCGGCGATTCCAGGAAACACTATCTAAAATCGAATCCTGTCTAGATAGGGGCAATATCGATGGTACCATCGAAGCAGCCCATTCCATCCCCAGGCTTAGGGCATCTCACGAAGACACCCTAGATCAGATGATATTCGCGCTTTTCCTGAGCAAACGGCACGCCGAAGTTGCCAAACTGCTAGATGGCATATTTGACACAATTCTCAAATTTGCTCCGCTGTCGCGAATGGATGGAATGCACGGAGTGCGGCATGAAAGCGAGGCCGTCATCAAACGCTTATATGCCTTGTTTAGAAAACAAACGTCCGCTTTTGTCGGGTATCTTCGCGGTCTTGACGGTGCAAGGGCGGCTGCGCCATCTAAGTCATTGGGCAGAAGCAGATCCGGAATGGCATTTGCGTCGAGAGAAGGTCCTACGAACGTGTTTGACCATCTCCTGGTGCGGTTAGACATGAAGAGGTACTACTAA
- a CDS encoding uncharacterized protein (COG:S;~EggNog:ENOG410PP1B;~InterPro:IPR012423;~PFAM:PF07904;~go_component: GO:0005634 - nucleus [Evidence IEA];~go_component: GO:0043189 - H4/H2A histone acetyltransferase complex [Evidence IEA];~go_process: GO:0006355 - regulation of transcription, DNA-templated [Evidence IEA]) has translation MPPRKKPKLNTQAENPHSPANTPAEGAAQGTPSYDLVADPWTDEQETALLKGIIKWKPVGMHKHFRMVAISEFMKSQGYAPSHAEHTRIPGIWQKLGTLYNLPALDEREDSLVTEVSDDAEGKEVYCPFELPEDEYGDMMFERRLAMEGSQSPAPSGQAESRRGSTVADTDEPRSSPAPPRGRKPGRGRPPGRGTRSSRLHVAVETRQQSSEEEEEEAESEEEHGESEEEESDGAKEESEDDGDGDAGSSPTGRSTRARTTQSKRGRRGGGVARRGRRRGN, from the exons ATGCCTCCGAGAAAGAAACCTAAGCTCAACACCCAGGCGGAGAATCCGCACTCTCCTGCCAACACTCCAGCTGAAGGCGCTGCCCAGGGTACCCCAAGCTATGACCTAGTTGCGGATCCTTGGACCGATGAGCAAGAGACGGCGTTGCTCAAGGGAATCATCAAATGGAAGCCTGTTG GCATGCACAAGCATTTCCGAATGGTCGCAATATCAGAGTTCATGAAGAGTCAAGGTTATGCGCCTTCACATGCCGAGCACACACGGATACCGGGGATCTGGCAGAAGCTAGGGACGTTGTATAATTTACCAGCGCTCGATGAAAGG GAAGACTCGCTTGTAACGGAAGTTTCGGACGACGccgaaggaaaggaagtgtATTGTCCATTCGAACTTCCCGAGGACGAATATGGCGATATGATGTTCGAGCGAAGATTGGCAATGGAAGGATCGCAATCCCCTGCGCCTAGTGGCCAGGCTGAATCGCGTAGAGGGAGCACTGTAGCTGACACAGACG AACCGCGCTCATCGCCGGCCCCTCCACGAGGCCGAAAACCGGGCCGTGGCCGCCCTCCTGGACGGGGAACACGATCTTCACGCCTCCATGTAGCAGTCGAGACCCGCCAGCAAAGCtccgaagaggaagaggaagaagcagaatcTGAGGAGGAGCACGGAgagagcgaagaagaggagagtgaTGGCGCAAAGGAAGAAAGCGAGgacgatggagatggcgacgCGGGCAGCTCGCCAACGGGCCGGAGTACGCGAGCCCGGACAACTCAATCCAAacgggggagaaggggagggggcGTTGCAAGAAGAGGTCGTCGGCGTGGAAATTGA
- the IDH2 gene encoding isocitrate dehydrogenase (NAD(+)) IDH2 (COG:E;~EggNog:ENOG410PFWG;~InterPro:IPR004434,IPR024084,IPR019818;~PFAM:PF00180;~go_function: GO:0000287 - magnesium ion binding [Evidence IEA];~go_function: GO:0004449 - isocitrate dehydrogenase (NAD+) activity [Evidence IEA];~go_function: GO:0016616 - oxidoreductase activity, acting on the CH-OH group of donors, NAD or NADP as acceptor [Evidence IEA];~go_function: GO:0051287 - NAD binding [Evidence IEA];~go_process: GO:0006099 - tricarboxylic acid cycle [Evidence IEA];~go_process: GO:0055114 - oxidation-reduction process [Evidence IEA]), giving the protein MFATRNLVNPARQCLRTTRVAPSLAAPRLQLRCYSAAADERVAKFKGQKDSDGKYMVTLIEGDGIGPEISQSVKDIFSAANAPVKWESVDVTPILKDGKTAIPDAAIESVRKNYVALKGPLATPVGKGHVSLNLTLRRTFNLFANLRPCRSVAGYKTPYDNVDTVLIRENTEGEYSGIEHVVVDGVVQSIKLITREASERVLRFAFQYARSINKKKVSVVHKATIMKMSDGLFLNTAREVAKDFPDVEFDAELLDNSCLKITTDPTPYNDKVLVMPNLYGDILSDMCAGLIGGLGLTPSGNIGDECSIFEAVHGSAPDIAGKGLANPTALLLSSIMMLQHMGLTEHAGRIQNAIFGTLAEGKALTGDLGGKAKTHEYADAIIKRL; this is encoded by the exons ATGTTTGCTACAAGGAACCTCGTCAACCCCGCCCGCCAATGCCTGCGAACAACACGTGTGGCTCCGAGCCTCGCAGCTCCTCGTCTGCAG CTCCGCTGCTATTCCGCTGCTGCCGACGAGCGTGTCGCTAAGTTCAAGGGACAGAAGGACTCTGAT GGAAAGTACATGGTCACCTTGATCGAGGGTGATGGTATCGGCCCCGAGATCTCGCAGTCCGTCAAggacatcttctccgccgcaaaT GCACCGGTCAAGTGGGAGTCCGTCGATGTCACCCCCATCTTGAAGGATGGCAAGACCGCCATTCCCGATGCTGCCATTGAGAGTGTCCGCAAGAACTACGTCGCGCTCAAGGGTCCCCTTGCC ACTCCCGTTGGAAAGGGCCACGTTTCTCTGAACCTTACCCTTCGTCGTACCTTCAACCTTTTCGCCAACCTGCGTCCCTGCCGCTCGGTCGCTGGCTACAAGACCCCCTACGACAACGTTGATACCGTGCTGATCCGTGAGAACACCGAGGGTGAATACTCTGGCATTGAGCACGTTGTTGTCGATGGTGTCGTCCAGAGCATCAAGCTCATCACCCGGGAGGCTTCTGAGCGCGTCCTGCGCTTCGCCTTCCAGTACGCTCGTTctatcaacaagaagaaggtcagTGTCGTGCACAAGGCTACCATCATGAAGATGTCCGACGGTCTTTTCTTGAACACTGCCCGTGAAGTCGCCAAGGACTTCCCCGACGTCGAATTCGATGCTGAGCTGCTGGACAACTCTTGCTTGAAGATCACGACCGACCCTACTCCTTACAACGACAAGGTCCTCGTCATGCCCAACCTGTACGGTGACATTCTTTCCGACATGTGCGCCGGTCTGATCGGTGGTCTCGGTCTGACCCCCTCCGGTAACATTGGTGACGAGTGCTCAATCTTCGAGGCTGTCCACGGTTCCGCCCCCGACATTGCTGGCAAGGGTCTTGCCAACCCCActgctctgcttctcagCTCTATCATGATGCTGCAGCACATGGGTCTCACCGAGCACGCTGGTCGCATCCAGAATGCGATCTTCGGTACCCTCGCTGAGGGCAAG GCTCTCACTGGTGACTTGGGTGGTAAGGCTAAGACCCACGAGTATGCTGATGCCATCATCAAGCGCCTGTAA
- a CDS encoding exocyst subunit SEC5 (COG:U;~EggNog:ENOG410PI7J;~InterPro:IPR039481,IPR029175;~PFAM:PF08700,PF15469;~go_component: GO:0000145 - exocyst [Evidence IEA];~go_process: GO:0006893 - Golgi to plasma membrane transport [Evidence IEA]): MTDADVAHFYNLPSAYPEEWPAELDDEDEEEEATLQHRGSRSSYHVLDRSNSRTGPSPGSLKGNSGRENLVKVDESDPLGSTNSVLNSLKKRGLAVTDDSRLRNRFLLSSTGFSPALFLSQVHSDASIKTLVEGLNFLSQSIDQKSASLKVLVEANFERFVRAKATIDSVYTEMRHQGREQDLTAHRRSASHLRSISGAKHGIPPLDADWKKNALLKESDYGVKGIRVPLTEASVKAEEVWGPALSGREREEMLKAVVESMERHREVYDIGGLLSKSIKQRDYESVFEQYRKARALTQDARVIADAATRESRALTDEETHVILALGRMWIDVDQQIQGFKGDLWRRLNEAPSTSTRITTSGPVEEYMELIGALLELGVDDNPIWVWLLSRYDYLRAKTKAFCDRGKVEIEILRRRLASGPEPTPQEVASYLRKAPQDDSTEPSPLPDSDQVIELWECVHTYLNRLLSSHGGILGEVLDFWEVAQAFIDGNKQKLLPVGFEGESRKHHKFASSDIRDLQKGLIELVSLVREGVLSLFAEAPVEDVSLLMSPVSPPSPSSPISLGVTPTESRFKLDPKNMPFPSPKRGELWEDYAFWPPFSNSLSGINYLGQFLVIIGTAAGEMATLEPVASSNSTRELLRGLVSVIRERAVRIACSAWERDAEVCRMLEDWTRDPKRRDLTKMPVLFINFQNAIFTGLQKVLFMSEAMAKPGAVAVVSQPSTKLLQMVRREFIISIEKALGGLVETAEHLTTQEENDEWSVPESTATHRKNDGSSALLAADAVDSQNRNVRILLTLSNIKALQADLVPQLVANFETSFSVTLADEAKIIRQFLDQVDQRLFRSYTEPTINSLKNIIMEGVTSPTWEPSTSRPEQVRPYVYNAMLILVLVHTEISTTIPSTSSSTASRSAAAGHSPLLSIVLTHLLTQVSKSLMSAFNSRPSYSLNSLIQATLDTEFIAQTMSQYSSEEASAIQSQIYVELDRRTTHEARARLQSELGEMRGILKRLREKTKGEFACFRKPRSGNSQKPTSA, translated from the exons ATGACTGACGCCGACGTCGCCCACTTCTACAATCTACCATCGGCATATCCAGAGGAATGGCCCGCGGAGctggacgatgaagatgaggaggaagaggcgaCTCTCCAGCACCGCGGTTCGAGGTCCAGTTATCATGTCCTCGACCGGAGCAACAGTCGGACTGGCCCGAGTCCGGGATCGTTAAAGGGAAACAGTGGTCGGGAGAATCTTGTCAAGGTTGACGAGTCTGACCCGTTAGGCTCGACGAACAGTGTTCTCAATTCCCTGAAGAAGCGAGGTTTAGCGGTCACTGATGATAGCCGACTACGGaaccgcttcctcctctcctcaacGGGGTTCTCCCCCGCACTCTTTCTATCGCAGGTCCATTCAGACGCATCGATTAAAACCCTAGTTGAAGGTCTCAATTTCCTTTCTCAATCTATCGACCAGAAGTCGGCCTCGCTGAAAGTCCTTGTCGAAGCAAACTTCGAGAGGTTTGTCCGGGCCAAGGCAACGATCGACAGTGTATACACGGAGATGAGGCACCAAGGAAGGGAACAGGACTTGACGGCTCATCGCAGGTCGGCGAGTCACTTGCGGAGCATTTCCGGTGCCAAACATGGCATCCCACCCTTAGACGCGGATTGGAAAAAGAACGCGTTGCTGAAGGAGAGCGACTACGGTGTGAAGGGTATTAGAGTGCCTCTAACGGAAGCGTCTGTGAAGGCGGAGGAAGTTTGGGGTCCAGCATTGAGCGGACGCGAGAGAGAAGAAATGCTGAAGGCCGTCGTTGAGAGTATGGAGAGGCACCGAGAGGTGTACGATATCGGCGGGCTTCTCTCAAAATCTATCAAGCAGAGAGACTATGAATCTGTCTTCGAACAATATCGCAAGGCGAGGGCTCTTACTCAAGATGCAAGGGTCATTGCCGATGCCGCCACGAGGGAGAGTCGAGCATTGACAGACGAAGAAACTCATGTTATCTTAGCATTGGGTAGGATGTGGATTGATGTCGATCAACAAATCCAAGGGTTCAAGGGCGACCTTTGGAGGCGCCTCAATGAGGCTCCGAGCACATCAACAAGAATCACAACCTCCGGCCCGGTGGAGGAATACATGGAGTTGATTGGCGCCCTGTTGGAACTAGGTGTGGACGACAACCCTATCTGGGTGTGGCTTCTTAGTCGTTATGACTACCTAAGGGCGAAGACGAAAGCTTTCTGTGATCGCGGCAAAGTCGAGATAGAAATTCTTAGACGTCGTCTCGCTAGCGGGCCAGAGCCAACACCTCAGGAAGTGGCTTCATATTTGCGCAAAGCTCCCCAGGACGACTCAACGGAGCCATCACCACTTCCGGACTCCGATCAAGTGATAGAGCTTTGGGAATGTGTCCATACATATCTGAACAGATTGTTATCATCACATGGAGGCATCCTTGGCGAGGTTTTGGACTTCTGGGAAGTTGCCCAAGCATTCATCGACGGTAACAAACAAAAACTTCTTCCAGTAGGATTTGAAGGAGAAAGCCGGAAACACCACAAATTTGCCTCGAGCGATATTAGAGATCTACAGAAAGGCCTTATTGAGCTAGTTAGTCTAGTTCGAGAAGGCGTCCTCTCGTTGTTCGCCGAAGCACCGGTGGAGGATGTCTCTCTTCTCATGTCCCCAGTATCACCACCGAGCCCTAGCAGTCCAATAAGTCTGGGGGTGACACCGACTGAGTCGCGCTTCAAACTCGACCCAAAGAACATGCCCTTCCCCTCTCCCAAACGCGGTGAGCTATGGGAGGACTACGCTTTCTGGCCGCCCTTTTCGAACTCTCTCAGCGGAATCAATTATCTGGGTCAATTCCTTGTTATAATTGGAACTGCGGCAGGTGAGATGGCGACTCTAGAACCGGTCGCAAGCAGCAATAGCACTCGCGAACTACTCAGAGGACTTGTAAGTGTCATAAGGGAACGCGCTGTGCGCATCGCTTGTTCAGCATGGGAGAGGGATGCGGAAGTCTGTAGGATGTTGGAAGATTGGACGCGGGACCCAAAACGAAGAGATCTGACAAAAATGCCGGTACTATTTATCAATTTCCAGAATGCTATATTCACTGGACTACAAAAGGTCCTGTTCATGTCCGAGGCAATGGCGAAACCGGGAGCTGTCGCCGTGGTCTCACAACCATCGACAAAACTACTCCAAATGGTTCGTCGGGAGTTCATAATCAGCATCGAGAAGGCACTTGGTGGTCTTGTTGAGACAGCAGAACATCTGACCACTCAGGAAGAGAATGACGAATGGTCCGTGCCGGAATCTACAGCAACTCACAGAAAGAACGATGGGTCATCAGCGCTTCTTGCGGCAGACGCTGTCGATTCTCAAAATAGG AATGTCCGAATCCTCCTCACGCTCTCAAATATAAAGGCGCTTCAAGCAGACCTTGTTCCACAGCTTGTCGCCAACTTCGAGACTTCATTCTCAGTGACGCTAGCAGATGAAGCCAAGATAATCCGGCAGTTCCTTGATCAGGTTGACCAACGGTTATTCCGGTCCTACACAGAGCCTACAATCAACAGCCtgaagaacatcatcatGGAAGGCGTCACATCCCCAACTTGGGAACCCTCGACATCCCGCCCCGAGCAAGTGCGGCCGTATGTCTACAATGCAATGCTAATACTTGTACTTGTCCACACGGAAATTTCAACAACCATCCCCTCCACATCATCTTCTACAGCCAGCCGAtcagccgctgctgggcaCTCGCCACTGCTATCGATCGTCCTCACACACCTGTTAACACAAGTATCCAAATCCCTCATGAGCGCTTTCAACTCACGGCCTTCGTATTCCCTAAATTCGCTAATACAAGCTACTCTCGACACGGAGTTCATCGCACAGACGATGTCGCAGTATTCTTCCGAGGAGGCTTCCGCCATACAAAGTCAGATCTACGTGGAATTAGATCGTCGGACCACCCACGAAGCGAGGGCTCGCCTTCAATCTGAGCTAGGAGAAATGAGGGGTATCCTGAAGAGACTAAGAGAGAAGACCAAGGGCGAGTTTGCTTGCTTTAGAAAGCCAAGAAGTGGTAATTCACAGAAACCTACTTCTGCCTGA
- a CDS encoding uncharacterized protein (COG:S;~EggNog:ENOG410PSHM), giving the protein MPPKRPLENKPSSKKSQTDATANKKRKGFSVGPANLPDGTYRRKAEKIKADLIQKAKVKKEYAKVKAAELAAPQPKQFYLHREEEGNKDQDGKEQVPEAASLELHPDRQAMVDSGEPAPEHVEGRGGPGGRKNRKPKPSAFAKEMEIAEKRRQAAEKRREQREFRAKDREAMVRAKRPDQHGKRRLGRESHVLLSRVQRMVGESA; this is encoded by the exons ATGCCACCCAAACGCCCTCTCGAAAACAAGCCCTCTAGCAAAAAATCCCAAACCGACGCCACGGCcaacaagaagcgcaagggcTTCTCCGTCGGTCCTGCAAACCTACCCGACGGCACCTATCGTCGCAAAG CCGAAAAAATCAAAGCCGACCTGATCCAAAAAGCcaaggtcaagaaggagTATGCCAAAGTAAAAGCCGCTGAACTCGCCGCGCCCCAGCCGAAGCAATTCTATCTCCatcgagaagaggaaggaaatAAGGATCAGGATGGCAAAGAGCAGGTTCCAGAGGCTGCAAGCTTGGAACTTCACCCGGATCGACAGGCGATGGTGGATTCCGGCGAACCGGCGCCTGAGCATGTagaagggagaggaggaccaggaggacGGAAAAATCGAAAACCGAAGCCATCGGCTTTtgcgaaggagatggagattgcGGAAAAGAGGAGGCAGGCGGccgagaagaggagagagcaACGCGAGTTTAGGGCGAAGGATAGAGAGGCTATGGTGCGGGCGAAGCGGCCGGATCAGCATGGGAAGAGGAGATTAGGGAGAGAGAGCCATGTTTTGCTCAGTCGGGTTCAGAGGATGGTTGGCGAGTCTGCGTAG